The Glycine soja cultivar W05 chromosome 3, ASM419377v2, whole genome shotgun sequence genome window below encodes:
- the LOC114405909 gene encoding auxin-responsive protein SAUR36-like: protein MQFRLGKRVVRVAKCVFRRIRVRTRPGYYHRLGGSTTHSKNPITTRLLTWGQKLKRGAKTLCGKNGSGYLPIGSDPLCDRAPAVPKGHLAVYVGEEDGGFRRVLIPVIYCNHPLFSDLLREAEKEFGFEHPGGITIPCRLTEFERVKTRIASGSGQRGRTRRLGWPLQHY, encoded by the coding sequence ATGCAATTCAGACTCGGCAAGCGCGTTGTAAGGGTTGCTAAATGTGTCTTCCGTCGGATCAGGGTCAGAACCCGACCCGGATACTACCACCGTCTCGGTGGTTCGACGACCCATTCTAAGAATCCCATAACAACAAGGCTTCTCACGTGGGGGCAAAAACTGAAGAGAGGAGCGAAGACCTTATGTGGGAAAAATGGGTCGGGTTACCTTCCAATAGGGTCGGATCCGCTTTGTGACAGGGCTCCGGCGGTGCCGAAGGGGCACTTGGCGGTGTACGTTGGGGAGGAGGACGGCGGGTTCCGGCGCGTATTGATTCCGGTGATCTACTGTAACCACCCTCTGTTCAGCGATTTGCTGAGGGAAGCGGAAAAAGAGTTCGGGTTTGAACACCCCGGTGGGATCACGATACCGTGTCGACTTACCGAGTTTGAACGGGTTAAGACCCGTATCGCGTCCGGGTCGGGTCAACGCGGGAGGACCCGGAGATTGGGTTGGCCGCTACAACATTATTGA